Proteins found in one Quercus robur chromosome 2, dhQueRobu3.1, whole genome shotgun sequence genomic segment:
- the LOC126712974 gene encoding tRNA (cytosine(38)-C(5))-methyltransferase 2 isoform X1 — MAGLGSEKQEEDEQPWKVLEFYSGIGGMRYSLMKAGVNAKVVEAFDINDKANDVYQHNFGHRPYQGNIQSLTAADLDSYGALAWLLSPPCQPYTRQGLQKHSGDARAFSFLKILELIPHTSQPPSMLFVENVVGFEKSDTHTKLIEILEKTNFVIQEFILSPLQFGVPYSRPRYFCLAKRKPSCFQNHFLNNKLLWSPIPLFGHDDTTVANEHDQSQENWDRLLQSCEPVQKFLEFKNHSNQSDTESGCLDTTHVSTEAFGDLEKNDKGNELVGSSLDQYFVPLSLIERWGSAMDIVYPDSKRCCCFTKSYYRYVKGTGSLLATVQPKKKGKSSPLKEQCLRFFTPREVANLHSFPEDFHFPQQISLRQRYALLGNSLSIAVVAPLLRYLFAEPLVQQMQIFPSNDAYTHN, encoded by the exons ATGGCGGGGCTGGGTTCTGAGAAGCAAGAAGAAGACGAGCAGCCATGGAAAGTCCTCGAATTCTACAGTGGTATTGGTGGCATG AGGTACTCGCTAATGAAGGCGGGTGTAAATGCAAAAGTAGTGGAAGCTTTTGATATAAATGACAAAGCAAATGATGTTTACCAACACAATTTTGGTCACCGTCCCTATCAG GGAAATATTCAGAGCCTGACTGCTGCTGATCTCGACAGCTATGGGGCACTTGCATGGCTTCTTTCTCCTCCTTGCCAACCCTACACTCGACAAG GTCTCCAGAAGCACTCTGGTGATGCTAGggcattttcttttctcaagaTTCTTGAACTTATACCACATACTTCTCAGCCTCCAAGTATGTTATTTGTGGAAAATGTTGttggatttgag aAATCTGATACTCACACAAAATTGATTGAGATATTGGAAAAGACAAACTTTGTTATACAGGAGTTTATTTTGAGTCCTTTGCAATTTGGCGTCCCATATTCTAGGCCTCGTTATTTTTGCCTG GCAAAAAGAAAACCTTCTTGTTTTCAAAATCATTTCCTGAATAACAAGCTGCTTTGGTCTCCAATCCCATTATTTGGGCATGATGATACCACAGTGGCCAATGAACATGATCAATCACAAGAGAACTGGGATAGATTGCTTCAGTCATGTGAGCCAGTACAGAAATTTCTTGAATTCAAAAATCATAGCAACCAATCGGATACCGAATCTGGTTGTCTGGACACCACCCATGTTTCTACTGAAGCTTTTGGAGATCTTGAGAAAAATGATAAGGGGAATGAGCTTGTTGGTAGCTCTTTAGACCAGTACTTTGTTCCATTAAGCTTGATAGAGCGGTGGGGAAGTGCTATGG ATATTGTTTATCCTGATTCAAAGCGTTGCTGTTGTTTTACTAAAAGTTATTATCGGTATGTGAAGGGGACTGGCTCACTTTTGGCTACTGTCCAG CCAAAGAAGAAAGGCAAGTCATCCCCATTGAAGGAGCAGTGTCTTAGATTTTTTACTCCTAGGGAG GTTGCTAATCTACATTCTTTTCCGGAAGATTTTCACTTCCCGCAGCAGATAAGCCTTAGACAACG GTATGCATTGTTGGGTAACAGTTTAAGTATAGCAGTGGTTGCTCCCTTACTCCGATATCTATTTGCCGAACCATTAGTTCAACAGATGCAGATTTTTCCATCCAATGACGCATATACCCATAACTAA
- the LOC126712974 gene encoding tRNA (cytosine(38)-C(5))-methyltransferase 2 isoform X2, whose protein sequence is MKAGVNAKVVEAFDINDKANDVYQHNFGHRPYQGNIQSLTAADLDSYGALAWLLSPPCQPYTRQGLQKHSGDARAFSFLKILELIPHTSQPPSMLFVENVVGFEKSDTHTKLIEILEKTNFVIQEFILSPLQFGVPYSRPRYFCLAKRKPSCFQNHFLNNKLLWSPIPLFGHDDTTVANEHDQSQENWDRLLQSCEPVQKFLEFKNHSNQSDTESGCLDTTHVSTEAFGDLEKNDKGNELVGSSLDQYFVPLSLIERWGSAMDIVYPDSKRCCCFTKSYYRYVKGTGSLLATVQPKKKGKSSPLKEQCLRFFTPREVANLHSFPEDFHFPQQISLRQRYALLGNSLSIAVVAPLLRYLFAEPLVQQMQIFPSNDAYTHN, encoded by the exons GGAAATATTCAGAGCCTGACTGCTGCTGATCTCGACAGCTATGGGGCACTTGCATGGCTTCTTTCTCCTCCTTGCCAACCCTACACTCGACAAG GTCTCCAGAAGCACTCTGGTGATGCTAGggcattttcttttctcaagaTTCTTGAACTTATACCACATACTTCTCAGCCTCCAAGTATGTTATTTGTGGAAAATGTTGttggatttgag aAATCTGATACTCACACAAAATTGATTGAGATATTGGAAAAGACAAACTTTGTTATACAGGAGTTTATTTTGAGTCCTTTGCAATTTGGCGTCCCATATTCTAGGCCTCGTTATTTTTGCCTG GCAAAAAGAAAACCTTCTTGTTTTCAAAATCATTTCCTGAATAACAAGCTGCTTTGGTCTCCAATCCCATTATTTGGGCATGATGATACCACAGTGGCCAATGAACATGATCAATCACAAGAGAACTGGGATAGATTGCTTCAGTCATGTGAGCCAGTACAGAAATTTCTTGAATTCAAAAATCATAGCAACCAATCGGATACCGAATCTGGTTGTCTGGACACCACCCATGTTTCTACTGAAGCTTTTGGAGATCTTGAGAAAAATGATAAGGGGAATGAGCTTGTTGGTAGCTCTTTAGACCAGTACTTTGTTCCATTAAGCTTGATAGAGCGGTGGGGAAGTGCTATGG ATATTGTTTATCCTGATTCAAAGCGTTGCTGTTGTTTTACTAAAAGTTATTATCGGTATGTGAAGGGGACTGGCTCACTTTTGGCTACTGTCCAG CCAAAGAAGAAAGGCAAGTCATCCCCATTGAAGGAGCAGTGTCTTAGATTTTTTACTCCTAGGGAG GTTGCTAATCTACATTCTTTTCCGGAAGATTTTCACTTCCCGCAGCAGATAAGCCTTAGACAACG GTATGCATTGTTGGGTAACAGTTTAAGTATAGCAGTGGTTGCTCCCTTACTCCGATATCTATTTGCCGAACCATTAGTTCAACAGATGCAGATTTTTCCATCCAATGACGCATATACCCATAACTAA
- the LOC126712974 gene encoding tRNA (cytosine(38)-C(5))-methyltransferase 2 isoform X5, whose translation MGHLHGFFLLLANPTLDKKHSGDARAFSFLKILELIPHTSQPPSMLFVENVVGFEKSDTHTKLIEILEKTNFVIQEFILSPLQFGVPYSRPRYFCLAKRKPSCFQNHFLNNKLLWSPIPLFGHDDTTVANEHDQSQENWDRLLQSCEPVQKFLEFKNHSNQSDTESGCLDTTHVSTEAFGDLEKNDKGNELVGSSLDQYFVPLSLIERWGSAMDIVYPDSKRCCCFTKSYYRYVKGTGSLLATVQPKKKGKSSPLKEQCLRFFTPREVANLHSFPEDFHFPQQISLRQRYALLGNSLSIAVVAPLLRYLFAEPLVQQMQIFPSNDAYTHN comes from the exons ATGGGGCACTTGCATGGCTTCTTTCTCCTCCTTGCCAACCCTACACTCGACAAG AAGCACTCTGGTGATGCTAGggcattttcttttctcaagaTTCTTGAACTTATACCACATACTTCTCAGCCTCCAAGTATGTTATTTGTGGAAAATGTTGttggatttgag aAATCTGATACTCACACAAAATTGATTGAGATATTGGAAAAGACAAACTTTGTTATACAGGAGTTTATTTTGAGTCCTTTGCAATTTGGCGTCCCATATTCTAGGCCTCGTTATTTTTGCCTG GCAAAAAGAAAACCTTCTTGTTTTCAAAATCATTTCCTGAATAACAAGCTGCTTTGGTCTCCAATCCCATTATTTGGGCATGATGATACCACAGTGGCCAATGAACATGATCAATCACAAGAGAACTGGGATAGATTGCTTCAGTCATGTGAGCCAGTACAGAAATTTCTTGAATTCAAAAATCATAGCAACCAATCGGATACCGAATCTGGTTGTCTGGACACCACCCATGTTTCTACTGAAGCTTTTGGAGATCTTGAGAAAAATGATAAGGGGAATGAGCTTGTTGGTAGCTCTTTAGACCAGTACTTTGTTCCATTAAGCTTGATAGAGCGGTGGGGAAGTGCTATGG ATATTGTTTATCCTGATTCAAAGCGTTGCTGTTGTTTTACTAAAAGTTATTATCGGTATGTGAAGGGGACTGGCTCACTTTTGGCTACTGTCCAG CCAAAGAAGAAAGGCAAGTCATCCCCATTGAAGGAGCAGTGTCTTAGATTTTTTACTCCTAGGGAG GTTGCTAATCTACATTCTTTTCCGGAAGATTTTCACTTCCCGCAGCAGATAAGCCTTAGACAACG GTATGCATTGTTGGGTAACAGTTTAAGTATAGCAGTGGTTGCTCCCTTACTCCGATATCTATTTGCCGAACCATTAGTTCAACAGATGCAGATTTTTCCATCCAATGACGCATATACCCATAACTAA
- the LOC126712980 gene encoding uncharacterized protein LOC126712980 isoform X1 → MRFMKGSKVEVLKNKQVPPGEWHCAKIISGNGHTYSVMYEGSLELRSEAVVERVPRKAIRPCPPPVESVEGWAVGDVAEVFDAVSWRMAMILKVLGGNCHLVRLLGSYEKFRVHKSNIRVRQIWQDDKWVVIRKGSQNCELVKFNKPSSLNCHQMSPEFAQLDTRRKMQAGNTCLAAQDNTCLQESHIVSCRTLKRASHYCSSHTEAYSGKMRAIENEGEQQRVISESPSPLLKKVDAVAYPRVNLGEKYMHTSFNKQTTGFFELERVNQNGSILCFHGGISEPIQCDSDASSVGSCSVVTNSPNRLSGEILACPAQDANTLSSDADSYYDCRDEEGKYSLSPKDNVATSTHRLELNDYRSTLEVIYASGPLSWEQEAQLTNLRVSLNISNDEHLMEIRNLKSVGYGLHLS, encoded by the exons ATGAGATTCATGAAGGGGAGTAAAGTGGAGGTACTAAAGAATAAACAGGTGCCTCCAGGAGAGTGGCATTGTGCTAAGATTATCTCTGGTAATGGCCACACTTACAGCGTTATGTATGAAGGTTCTCTAGAACTGAGAAGTGAGGCAGTTGTGGAGAGAGTGCCAAGGAAGGCTATTAGGCCTTGCCCTCCTCCCGTGGAAAGTGTGGAAGGTTGGGCAGTTGGTGATGTTGCAGAAGTGTTTGATGCTGTTTCTTGGAGAATGGCTATGATTTTGAAGGTTTTGGGTGGGAATTGTCATTTGGTTAGGCTATTGGGATCTTATGAGAAGTTCAGAGTTCACAAATCCAACATCCGGGTGCGTCAAATCTGGCAAGATGACAAATGGGTTGTGATCAGAAAG GGTTCTCAGAATTGTGAGCTTGTGAAGTTCAACAAGCCATCTAGCTTGAACTGTCATCAGATGTCCCCTGAGTTTGCACAGCTTGATACAAGGAGAAAGATGCAGGCAGGAAATACTTGTTTAGCTGCTCAAGACAATACTTGTTTGCAGGAGTCTCATATTGTCTCATGTAGAACATTGAAGAGAGCATCCCATTATTGCTCCTCTCATACTGAAGCATATTCTGGAAAAATGAGAGCAATTGAGAATGAGGGCGAGCAACAAAGAGTCATTTCAGAGTCTCCATCCCCCTTGCTGAAAAAGGTAGATGCTGTAGCTTACCCACGAGTAAATCTGGGTGAAAAATACATGCATACTTCctttaacaaacaaacaactggATTTTTTGAATTGGAAAGGGTAAATCAGAATGGttctattttgtgttttcatGGAGGGATTTCAGAACCTATTCAGTGTGATAGTGATGCATCTTCTGTTGGTAGTTGTAGTGTTGTTACTAATAGTCCAAATAGGTTATCAGGTGAAATTTTAGCATGCCCTGCCCAAGATGCCAATACCCTTAGTAGTGATGCTGATTCCTATTATGATTGCAGAGATGAGGAAGGAAAATATTCCCTCTCTCCGAAAGATAATGTAGCAACAAGCACCCATAGATTAGAGTTGAATGATTATCGCAGCACTCTAGAGGTTATATATGCTTCTGGGCCCTTAAGTTGGGAACAAGAAGCTCAATTGACAAATCTTCGTGTTTCTCTCAACATTTCAAATGATGAACATTTGATGGAGATACGGAATCTAAAATCAGTTGGATATGGCCTTCATCTTAGTTAA
- the LOC126712980 gene encoding uncharacterized protein LOC126712980 isoform X2, translating into MRFMKGSKVEVLKNKQVPPGEWHCAKIISGNGHTYSVMYEGSLELRSEAVVERVPRKAIRPCPPPVESVEGWAVGDVAEVFDAVSWRMAMILKVLGGNCHLVRLLGSYEKFRVHKSNIRVRQIWQDDKWVVIRKGSQNCELVKFNKPSSLNCHQMSPEFAQLDTRRKMQAGNTCLAAQDNTCLQESHIVSCRTLKRASHYCSSHTEAYSGKMRAIENEGEQQRVISESPSPLLKKKELQEGNYMSFKNKGCRTLFVNVCAGIRSTRKDAAMQQWPSQSKHKRGPIDTFHVNLILSNTGANE; encoded by the exons ATGAGATTCATGAAGGGGAGTAAAGTGGAGGTACTAAAGAATAAACAGGTGCCTCCAGGAGAGTGGCATTGTGCTAAGATTATCTCTGGTAATGGCCACACTTACAGCGTTATGTATGAAGGTTCTCTAGAACTGAGAAGTGAGGCAGTTGTGGAGAGAGTGCCAAGGAAGGCTATTAGGCCTTGCCCTCCTCCCGTGGAAAGTGTGGAAGGTTGGGCAGTTGGTGATGTTGCAGAAGTGTTTGATGCTGTTTCTTGGAGAATGGCTATGATTTTGAAGGTTTTGGGTGGGAATTGTCATTTGGTTAGGCTATTGGGATCTTATGAGAAGTTCAGAGTTCACAAATCCAACATCCGGGTGCGTCAAATCTGGCAAGATGACAAATGGGTTGTGATCAGAAAG GGTTCTCAGAATTGTGAGCTTGTGAAGTTCAACAAGCCATCTAGCTTGAACTGTCATCAGATGTCCCCTGAGTTTGCACAGCTTGATACAAGGAGAAAGATGCAGGCAGGAAATACTTGTTTAGCTGCTCAAGACAATACTTGTTTGCAGGAGTCTCATATTGTCTCATGTAGAACATTGAAGAGAGCATCCCATTATTGCTCCTCTCATACTGAAGCATATTCTGGAAAAATGAGAGCAATTGAGAATGAGGGCGAGCAACAAAGAGTCATTTCAGAGTCTCCATCCCCCTTGCTGAAAAAG aaagaattgcAGGAAGGAAATTACATGAGTTTCAAGAACAAAGGTTGCAGGACATTGTTTGTAAATGTTTGTGCAGGGATCAGGTCCACAAG GAAAGATGCAGCTATGCAGCAATGGCCTAGTCAAAGTAAGCACAAGAGGGGCCCCATAGACACATTTCATGTAAATCTGATTCTGAGCAATACTGGAGCAAATGAGTG A
- the LOC126712981 gene encoding uncharacterized protein LOC126712981 isoform X4: MRFLKGSKVEVLKNKQLPPGAWHCAKIISGNGHTYSVMFEGSLDMRSEEVIERVPRKDIRPCPPPTETMEGWTVGDVAEVFNFGSWRMAMILKVLSGDYHLVRLLGSSEKFRVHKSNIRVRQIWQDNKWVVIRKGSRNCELVKFNKPSSLNCHQMTPEFPQLYTRRKMQAGNTCLATQDNTCLQESHIVSSRTLKRVSPYCSSHTEAYSRKMRAIENEGECQRVISKSPSPLPKKGQNWRLCF, from the exons ATGAGATTCTTAAAGGGGAGTAAGGTGGAGGTACTAAAGAATAAACAGCTGCCTCCAGGAGCGTGGCATTGTGCTAAGATTATCTCTGGTAATGGGCATACTTACAGTGTTATGTTCGAAGGTTCTCTCGATATGAGAAGTGAGGAAGTTATAGAGAGAGTGCCGAGGAAGGATATTAGGCCTTGCCCTCCTCCCACTGAGACTATGGAGGGTTGGACAGTTGGAGATGTTGCGGAAGTGTTTAATTTTGGTTCTTGGAGAATGGCTATGATTCTGAAGGTTTTGAGTGGGGATTATCATTTGGTTAGGCTATTGGGATCTTCAGAAAAGTTCAGAGTTCACAAATCTAACATCCGGGTGCGTCAAATTTGGCAAGATAACAAATGGGTTGTGATCAGAAAG GGTTCTCGGAATTGTGAGCTTGTGAAGTTCAACAAGCCATCTAGCTTGAACTGTCATCAGATGACACCTGAGTTTCCACAGCTCTATACAAGGAGAAAGATGCAGGCAGGAAATACATGTTTAGCCACTCAAGACAATACTTGTTTGCAGGAATCTCATATTGTCTCATCTAGAACATTGAAGAGAGTGTCCCCTTATTGCTCCTCTCATACTGAAGCATATTCTAGAAAAATGAGAGCAATTGAGAATGAGGGTGAGTGTCAAAGAGTCATTTCAAAGTCTCCATCCCCCTTGCCGAAAAAG GGCCAAAATTGGAGGCTTTGCTTCTAA
- the LOC126712981 gene encoding uncharacterized protein LOC126712981 isoform X2, with the protein MRFLKGSKVEVLKNKQLPPGAWHCAKIISGNGHTYSVMFEGSLDMRSEEVIERVPRKDIRPCPPPTETMEGWTVGDVAEVFNFGSWRMAMILKVLSGDYHLVRLLGSSEKFRVHKSNIRVRQIWQDNKWVVIRKGSRNCELVKFNKPSSLNCHQMTPEFPQLYTRRKMQAGNTCLATQDNTCLQESHIVSSRTLKRVSPYCSSHTEAYSRKMRAIENEGECQRVISKSPSPLPKKNLNGTGSSFLRMLLMNPCFFQGQNWRLCF; encoded by the exons ATGAGATTCTTAAAGGGGAGTAAGGTGGAGGTACTAAAGAATAAACAGCTGCCTCCAGGAGCGTGGCATTGTGCTAAGATTATCTCTGGTAATGGGCATACTTACAGTGTTATGTTCGAAGGTTCTCTCGATATGAGAAGTGAGGAAGTTATAGAGAGAGTGCCGAGGAAGGATATTAGGCCTTGCCCTCCTCCCACTGAGACTATGGAGGGTTGGACAGTTGGAGATGTTGCGGAAGTGTTTAATTTTGGTTCTTGGAGAATGGCTATGATTCTGAAGGTTTTGAGTGGGGATTATCATTTGGTTAGGCTATTGGGATCTTCAGAAAAGTTCAGAGTTCACAAATCTAACATCCGGGTGCGTCAAATTTGGCAAGATAACAAATGGGTTGTGATCAGAAAG GGTTCTCGGAATTGTGAGCTTGTGAAGTTCAACAAGCCATCTAGCTTGAACTGTCATCAGATGACACCTGAGTTTCCACAGCTCTATACAAGGAGAAAGATGCAGGCAGGAAATACATGTTTAGCCACTCAAGACAATACTTGTTTGCAGGAATCTCATATTGTCTCATCTAGAACATTGAAGAGAGTGTCCCCTTATTGCTCCTCTCATACTGAAGCATATTCTAGAAAAATGAGAGCAATTGAGAATGAGGGTGAGTGTCAAAGAGTCATTTCAAAGTCTCCATCCCCCTTGCCGAAAAAG AATTTGAATGGCACTGGGAGTTCTTTTTTAAGAATGCTATTGATGAATCCCTGCTTTTTCCAGGGCCAAAATTGGAGGCTTTGCTTCTAA
- the LOC126712981 gene encoding uncharacterized protein LOC126712981 isoform X3: protein MRFLKGSKVEVLKNKQLPPGAWHCAKIISGNGHTYSVMFEGSLDMRSEEVIERVPRKDIRPCPPPTETMEGWTVGDVAEVFNFGSWRMAMILKVLSGDYHLVRLLGSSEKFRVHKSNIRVRQIWQDNKWVVIRKGSRNCELVKFNKPSSLNCHQMTPEFPQLYTRRKMQAGNTCLATQDNTCLQESHIVSSRTLKRVSPYCSSHTEAYSRKMRAIENEGECQRVISKSPSPLPKKIYELINSVVLQS from the exons ATGAGATTCTTAAAGGGGAGTAAGGTGGAGGTACTAAAGAATAAACAGCTGCCTCCAGGAGCGTGGCATTGTGCTAAGATTATCTCTGGTAATGGGCATACTTACAGTGTTATGTTCGAAGGTTCTCTCGATATGAGAAGTGAGGAAGTTATAGAGAGAGTGCCGAGGAAGGATATTAGGCCTTGCCCTCCTCCCACTGAGACTATGGAGGGTTGGACAGTTGGAGATGTTGCGGAAGTGTTTAATTTTGGTTCTTGGAGAATGGCTATGATTCTGAAGGTTTTGAGTGGGGATTATCATTTGGTTAGGCTATTGGGATCTTCAGAAAAGTTCAGAGTTCACAAATCTAACATCCGGGTGCGTCAAATTTGGCAAGATAACAAATGGGTTGTGATCAGAAAG GGTTCTCGGAATTGTGAGCTTGTGAAGTTCAACAAGCCATCTAGCTTGAACTGTCATCAGATGACACCTGAGTTTCCACAGCTCTATACAAGGAGAAAGATGCAGGCAGGAAATACATGTTTAGCCACTCAAGACAATACTTGTTTGCAGGAATCTCATATTGTCTCATCTAGAACATTGAAGAGAGTGTCCCCTTATTGCTCCTCTCATACTGAAGCATATTCTAGAAAAATGAGAGCAATTGAGAATGAGGGTGAGTGTCAAAGAGTCATTTCAAAGTCTCCATCCCCCTTGCCGAAAAAG ATCTATGAGCTGATCAACAGCGTTGTCTTGCAAAGTTGA
- the LOC126712981 gene encoding uncharacterized protein LOC126712981 isoform X1 yields the protein MRFLKGSKVEVLKNKQLPPGAWHCAKIISGNGHTYSVMFEGSLDMRSEEVIERVPRKDIRPCPPPTETMEGWTVGDVAEVFNFGSWRMAMILKVLSGDYHLVRLLGSSEKFRVHKSNIRVRQIWQDNKWVVIRKGSRNCELVKFNKPSSLNCHQMTPEFPQLYTRRKMQAGNTCLATQDNTCLQESHIVSSRTLKRVSPYCSSHTEAYSRKMRAIENEGECQRVISKSPSPLPKKVDAVAYPRVNLGEKYMHASFNKQTIQYFELERVNQNGSILCFHGRISEPIHCDSDASSVGSCSVVTNSPNRSGDILTHSAQDSDILSSDADSCYDCGDEEGKCSLSPKDNVATSIRRLELHDYCSTLQAIYASGTLSWEQEAQLTNLRVSLNISNDEHLMEIRNLKSARYGLHLS from the exons ATGAGATTCTTAAAGGGGAGTAAGGTGGAGGTACTAAAGAATAAACAGCTGCCTCCAGGAGCGTGGCATTGTGCTAAGATTATCTCTGGTAATGGGCATACTTACAGTGTTATGTTCGAAGGTTCTCTCGATATGAGAAGTGAGGAAGTTATAGAGAGAGTGCCGAGGAAGGATATTAGGCCTTGCCCTCCTCCCACTGAGACTATGGAGGGTTGGACAGTTGGAGATGTTGCGGAAGTGTTTAATTTTGGTTCTTGGAGAATGGCTATGATTCTGAAGGTTTTGAGTGGGGATTATCATTTGGTTAGGCTATTGGGATCTTCAGAAAAGTTCAGAGTTCACAAATCTAACATCCGGGTGCGTCAAATTTGGCAAGATAACAAATGGGTTGTGATCAGAAAG GGTTCTCGGAATTGTGAGCTTGTGAAGTTCAACAAGCCATCTAGCTTGAACTGTCATCAGATGACACCTGAGTTTCCACAGCTCTATACAAGGAGAAAGATGCAGGCAGGAAATACATGTTTAGCCACTCAAGACAATACTTGTTTGCAGGAATCTCATATTGTCTCATCTAGAACATTGAAGAGAGTGTCCCCTTATTGCTCCTCTCATACTGAAGCATATTCTAGAAAAATGAGAGCAATTGAGAATGAGGGTGAGTGTCAAAGAGTCATTTCAAAGTCTCCATCCCCCTTGCCGAAAAAGGTAGATGCTGTAGCTTACCCACGAGTAAATCTGGGTGAAAAATACATGCATGCTTCCtttaataaacaaacaattCAATATTTTGAATTGGAAAGGGTAAATCAGAATGGttctattttgtgttttcatGGAAGAATCTCGGAACCTATTCATTGTGATAGTGATGCATCTTCTGTTGGTAGTTGTAGTGTTGTTACTAATAGTCCAAATAGGTCAGGTGACATTTTAACGCATTCTGCTCAAGATTCTGATATCCTTAGTAGTGATGCTGATTCCTGTTATGATTGCGGAGATGAGGAAGGAAAATGTTCCCTCTCTCCAAAAGATAATGTAGCAACAAGCATCCGTAGATTAGAGTTGCATGATTATTGCAGCACTCTACAGGCTATATATGCTTCTGGGACCTTAAGTTGGGAACAAGAAGCTCAATTGACAAATCTTCGTGTTTCACTCAACATTTCAAATGATGAACACTTGATGGAGATAAGGAATCTAAAATCAGCTCGATATGGCCTTCATCTTAGTTAA